A window of the Pseudomonas fluorescens genome harbors these coding sequences:
- the msrQ gene encoding protein-methionine-sulfoxide reductase heme-binding subunit MsrQ, with product MRYPIWRVGVFLAAAIWPLFWFYQAFADLLGPDPGKVLVDRLGLGTLVLLLITLSMTPLQKLTGWAGWIAVRRQLGLWCFAYVVLHLCSYMAFILGFDWSQLGVELRKRPYIIVGALGFLGLLALAITSNRYSQRRLGTRWKKLHRLVYVILGLGLLHMLWIVRADLKEWAIYAFIGVFLLALRIPPLNRRIPRLMGKKQVFQEKRN from the coding sequence ATGCGATATCCGATCTGGCGTGTAGGTGTTTTCCTGGCAGCGGCGATCTGGCCGTTGTTCTGGTTCTATCAGGCCTTTGCGGATCTGCTTGGGCCTGATCCTGGGAAAGTCCTGGTTGATCGGCTGGGGCTTGGGACATTGGTACTGCTGTTGATCACCCTGAGTATGACGCCGCTGCAGAAACTGACGGGGTGGGCCGGGTGGATTGCTGTGCGTCGGCAGTTGGGGCTCTGGTGTTTTGCTTATGTGGTTCTGCATCTTTGCAGCTATATGGCGTTCATTCTCGGTTTCGACTGGTCGCAACTGGGTGTCGAGCTGCGCAAGCGTCCTTACATCATTGTGGGTGCTCTGGGTTTTCTGGGGTTGTTGGCATTGGCGATTACCTCCAACCGATACAGTCAGCGCCGTTTAGGTACCCGCTGGAAGAAGTTGCACCGGCTGGTGTATGTGATTCTCGGGTTGGGATTGCTACATATGTTGTGGATTGTGCGTGCTGATCTTAAGGAGTGGGCGATCTATGCCTTTATAGGTGTTTTCCTTTTGGCGCTGCGGATTCCTCCTTTGAACCGCCGGATCCCGCGTTTGATGGGTAAAAAGCAGGTTTTTCAAGAAAAGCGAAATTAG
- the msrP gene encoding protein-methionine-sulfoxide reductase catalytic subunit MsrP: protein MLIKVPKASDCHESDVTPESIYFSRRQLLGATAAGLTMSSLPRWASAEEAARYADVDAGKAPAWFTEKLSSVKWGAVNVKDEAITPFKDATHYNNFYEFGTDKGDPAANAGSLKTEPWSVVVDGEVGKPGRYALEDFMKPYQLEERIYRLRCVEAWSMVIPWIGFPISALLKQVEPTSNAKYIRFETLQDPKSMPGQRSGFALIDWPYVEGLRLDEAMNPLAILAVGMYGRELPNQNGAPLRLVVPWKYGFKSVKSIVRISLVSEQPKTTWQSIAADEYGFYANVNPTVDHPRWTQARERRLPNSLFKPNVRDTQMFNGYADEVASLYTGLDLRKNY from the coding sequence ATGCTGATCAAAGTCCCCAAAGCGTCCGACTGCCATGAGTCGGACGTCACGCCTGAATCCATTTATTTCTCTCGCCGACAATTGCTCGGAGCTACTGCGGCCGGTTTGACCATGAGCAGTCTGCCGCGCTGGGCCAGTGCCGAAGAGGCTGCCCGCTATGCCGATGTCGACGCCGGAAAGGCACCCGCCTGGTTCACTGAGAAACTTTCCTCAGTCAAATGGGGCGCGGTGAACGTCAAGGATGAGGCGATCACACCTTTCAAAGACGCCACCCATTACAACAACTTCTATGAGTTCGGCACCGACAAGGGTGACCCGGCGGCCAATGCCGGTTCGTTGAAAACCGAACCGTGGAGTGTTGTCGTGGACGGGGAGGTGGGTAAGCCGGGGCGTTATGCTCTGGAAGACTTCATGAAGCCTTACCAGTTGGAAGAGCGTATTTATCGCCTGCGCTGTGTCGAGGCGTGGTCGATGGTGATTCCCTGGATCGGTTTTCCCATCTCGGCACTGTTGAAGCAGGTAGAACCTACCTCGAATGCCAAATACATTCGCTTCGAAACTTTGCAGGATCCGAAGAGCATGCCCGGACAGCGTTCGGGATTTGCCCTGATCGACTGGCCCTATGTAGAAGGCTTGCGTCTGGATGAGGCGATGAATCCCTTGGCGATTCTGGCGGTGGGTATGTATGGCCGCGAATTGCCAAACCAGAACGGTGCGCCGTTGCGTCTGGTGGTGCCTTGGAAGTACGGATTCAAGAGCGTCAAATCCATCGTGCGGATCAGTCTGGTCAGCGAGCAGCCGAAGACAACCTGGCAGAGCATTGCGGCGGATGAGTACGGGTTCTATGCGAATGTGAACCCTACCGTAGACCATCCACGTTGGACTCAGGCTCGGGAGCGGCGGCTGCCCAACAGTCTGTTCAAGCCGAATGTGCGTGATACGCAAATGTTCAACGGCTACGCGGATGAGGTCGCTTCTTTATATACAGGGCTCGATCTGCGGAAGAACTACTGA
- the pssA gene encoding CDP-diacylglycerol--serine O-phosphatidyltransferase yields MSERPEEPNQASDAESLLPIDEHIEEGHDAEGRKVRHRGIYLLPNLFTTANLFAGFYSIINSMSAQAALSAGDSANASKYFAFAAIAIFVAMVLDGLDGRVARMTNTQSAFGAEYDSLSDMVAFGVAPALLAFGWALGDMGKVGWMVAFIYVAGAALRLARFNTQVGTADKRYFIGLASPAAAGVVAGIVWAFSDYGIQGSKMSFLVALMVAAAGMLMVSNIKYNSFKELDLKGRVPFVAILAVVLVFAVVFSDPPRILLLVFLAYAASGPVQYLLHLRRHKHAE; encoded by the coding sequence ATGAGCGAACGTCCCGAAGAGCCGAACCAGGCTTCCGACGCCGAAAGCCTGTTGCCCATCGATGAGCACATCGAAGAAGGGCATGATGCAGAAGGCCGTAAAGTCCGGCATCGTGGTATCTATCTTCTGCCGAATCTGTTTACCACTGCGAACCTGTTCGCAGGGTTCTATTCCATCATCAACTCGATGAGTGCCCAGGCTGCGCTGAGCGCCGGTGACTCGGCGAATGCGAGCAAGTACTTCGCCTTTGCTGCCATCGCGATTTTCGTCGCCATGGTGCTCGACGGTCTTGATGGTCGCGTAGCGCGTATGACCAATACCCAAAGTGCCTTCGGCGCCGAGTACGACTCACTGTCGGACATGGTTGCCTTTGGTGTGGCGCCGGCGCTTTTGGCTTTCGGCTGGGCGCTGGGTGACATGGGCAAGGTCGGCTGGATGGTTGCCTTCATTTATGTGGCGGGTGCGGCATTGCGTTTGGCGCGCTTCAACACTCAGGTGGGGACCGCCGACAAGCGCTATTTCATCGGTCTGGCCAGCCCGGCTGCTGCCGGTGTGGTTGCTGGGATTGTCTGGGCGTTCAGCGATTACGGGATCCAGGGGTCGAAGATGTCGTTCCTGGTTGCGTTGATGGTCGCGGCCGCCGGCATGCTGATGGTCAGCAACATCAAGTACAACAGCTTCAAGGAGCTGGATCTGAAGGGGCGCGTGCCTTTCGTGGCGATCCTTGCAGTGGTGCTGGTCTTCGCCGTGGTGTTCAGCGATCCTCCTCGCATTCTGCTGCTGGTGTTCCTCGCCTATGCCGCTTCGGGCCCGGTGCAGTATCTGTTGCATCTTCGTCGTCACAAACACGCCGAGTGA
- the ilvC gene encoding ketol-acid reductoisomerase: protein MKVFYDKDCDLSIIQGKKVAIIGYGSQGHAQACNLKDSGVDVTVGLRKGSATVAKAEAHGLKVTDVAAAVAGADLVMILTPDEFQSQLYKNEIEPNIKKGATLAFSHGFAIHYNQVVPRADLDVIMIAPKAPGHTVRSEFVKGGGIPDLIAIYQDASGNAKNVALSYAAGVGGGRTGIIETTFKDETETDLFGEQAVLCGGTVELVKAGFETLVEAGYAPEMAYFECLHELKLIVDLMYEGGIANMNYSISNNAEYGEYVTGPEVINAESRQAMRNALKRIQDGEYAKMFISEGATGYPSMTAKRRNNAAHGIEIIGEQLRSMMPWIGANKIVDKAKN, encoded by the coding sequence ATGAAAGTTTTCTACGATAAAGACTGCGACCTGTCGATCATCCAGGGCAAGAAAGTTGCCATCATCGGTTACGGCTCCCAGGGCCACGCCCAAGCGTGCAACCTGAAAGATTCCGGTGTCGACGTTACCGTCGGTCTGCGTAAAGGTTCGGCTACCGTTGCCAAGGCTGAAGCCCACGGCCTGAAAGTGACCGACGTGGCTGCCGCTGTTGCCGGTGCCGACCTGGTCATGATTCTGACCCCGGACGAGTTCCAGTCCCAGCTGTACAAGAACGAAATCGAGCCGAACATCAAGAAGGGCGCCACCCTGGCCTTCTCCCACGGCTTCGCGATCCACTACAACCAGGTTGTTCCGCGTGCCGACCTCGACGTGATCATGATCGCGCCAAAAGCCCCGGGCCACACCGTACGTTCCGAGTTCGTGAAAGGCGGCGGTATCCCTGACCTGATCGCGATCTACCAGGACGCCTCGGGCAACGCCAAGAACGTTGCACTGTCCTACGCCGCTGGCGTTGGTGGCGGTCGTACCGGCATCATCGAAACCACCTTCAAGGACGAGACCGAAACCGACCTGTTCGGCGAACAAGCCGTTCTGTGCGGCGGTACCGTTGAACTGGTAAAAGCCGGTTTCGAAACTCTGGTTGAAGCTGGCTACGCGCCGGAAATGGCCTACTTCGAGTGCCTGCACGAACTGAAACTGATCGTTGACCTCATGTACGAAGGCGGTATCGCCAACATGAACTACTCGATCTCCAACAACGCTGAATACGGCGAGTACGTGACGGGTCCGGAAGTGATCAACGCCGAATCCCGTCAGGCCATGCGCAACGCCCTGAAACGTATTCAGGACGGCGAATACGCCAAAATGTTCATCAGCGAAGGCGCAACCGGCTACCCTTCGATGACCGCCAAGCGTCGTAACAACGCCGCTCACGGTATCGAAATCATCGGCGAGCAACTGCGCTCCATGATGCCGTGGATCGGTGCCAACAAGATCGTCGACAAAGCCAAAAACTAA
- the ilvN gene encoding acetolactate synthase small subunit, whose protein sequence is MRHIISLLLENEPGALSRVVGLFSQRNYNIESLTVAPTEDPTLSRLTLTTVGHDEIIEQITKNLNKLIEVVKLVDLSESAHIERELMLVKVKATGAQRAEIKRTTDIYRGQIVDVSASVYTVQLTGTSDKLDSFIQSIGTASILETVRSGVTGIARGDKVLSI, encoded by the coding sequence ATGCGGCACATTATTTCCTTGCTTCTGGAAAACGAACCCGGTGCTTTGTCTCGCGTAGTCGGCCTGTTCTCGCAGCGCAACTACAACATCGAAAGCCTGACCGTGGCGCCAACCGAAGACCCGACCCTGTCGCGTCTGACGCTGACCACTGTCGGCCACGATGAAATCATCGAGCAGATCACCAAAAACCTGAACAAGCTGATCGAAGTGGTCAAGCTGGTGGACCTGTCGGAAAGCGCTCACATCGAGCGTGAACTGATGCTGGTCAAGGTCAAGGCCACTGGCGCCCAGCGCGCCGAGATCAAACGCACCACCGATATCTACCGTGGACAGATCGTCGACGTCAGCGCCAGCGTGTATACCGTTCAACTGACCGGTACCAGCGACAAGCTCGACAGCTTCATTCAGTCCATCGGCACCGCATCGATTCTGGAGACAGTCCGCAGTGGCGTCACCGGTATTGCCCGCGGCGACAAAGTACTCAGCATCTAA
- a CDS encoding acetolactate synthase 3 large subunit — MELLSGGEMLVRFLRDEGVKYIYGYPGGALLHVYDALFKEPEVTHILVRHEQAATHMADGYARATGKAGVVLVTSGPGATNAITGIATAYMDSIPMVIISGQVPSTMVGTDAFQETDMIGISRPIVKHSFMIKHASEIPEVMKKAFYLAQSGRPGPVVVDIPKDMTNPAEKFEYIFPKKAKLRSYSPAVRGHSGQIRKAAEMLLAAKRPVLYSGGGVILGNGSAPLTELAQMLNLPVTNTLMGLGGYPGTDRQFIGMLGMHGSYTANLAMHHADVILAVGARFDDRVINGAPKFCPNAKIIHIDIDPASISKTIKADVPIVGPVESVLTEMVAILKEIGETPNKEAVASWWKQVDEWRGDRGLFPYDKGDGSKIKPQTVIETLCEVTKGDAFVTSDVGQHQMFAAQYYKFNKPNRWINSGGLGTMGFGLPAAMGIALSFPDTDVACVTGEGSIQMNIQELSTCLQYGLPVKIVILNNGVLGMVRQWQDMSYGSRHSHSYMESLPDFVKLAEAYGHVGVRITESKDLKSKMEEAFAMKDRLVVIDISVDTSEHVYPMQIKDGSMRDMWLSKTERT, encoded by the coding sequence GTGGAGCTTTTATCTGGCGGTGAGATGCTCGTCCGCTTTTTGCGTGACGAAGGCGTCAAATATATCTACGGGTACCCGGGTGGTGCTCTCCTTCATGTTTACGATGCCCTGTTCAAAGAACCGGAAGTGACCCACATCCTGGTTCGTCACGAACAAGCGGCTACCCATATGGCTGACGGCTATGCCCGTGCCACCGGTAAAGCCGGCGTGGTATTGGTGACTTCCGGTCCAGGCGCCACAAACGCCATCACCGGTATCGCCACTGCCTATATGGACTCGATTCCAATGGTGATCATTTCCGGTCAGGTGCCAAGCACCATGGTCGGCACCGACGCGTTCCAGGAAACCGACATGATCGGTATCTCCCGGCCGATCGTGAAGCACAGCTTCATGATCAAGCACGCTTCGGAAATCCCGGAAGTCATGAAGAAAGCCTTCTACCTGGCGCAATCCGGTCGTCCGGGCCCGGTCGTGGTCGATATCCCGAAAGACATGACCAACCCGGCCGAGAAGTTCGAATACATCTTCCCAAAGAAAGCCAAACTGCGTTCCTACAGCCCGGCCGTTCGCGGTCACTCCGGGCAAATCCGCAAGGCGGCAGAAATGCTCCTGGCGGCCAAGCGTCCCGTGCTGTACTCCGGCGGTGGCGTGATCCTCGGCAACGGCTCCGCGCCGCTGACCGAACTGGCGCAAATGCTCAACCTGCCGGTTACCAATACCTTGATGGGCCTGGGTGGCTACCCTGGCACTGATCGTCAGTTCATCGGCATGCTAGGCATGCACGGCAGCTACACCGCAAACCTTGCGATGCACCATGCCGACGTGATCCTGGCAGTAGGTGCGCGTTTCGACGATCGCGTGATCAACGGCGCGCCGAAGTTCTGCCCGAACGCCAAGATCATTCACATCGACATCGACCCGGCTTCGATTTCCAAGACCATCAAGGCCGACGTGCCAATCGTGGGTCCGGTGGAGAGCGTCCTGACTGAAATGGTCGCGATCCTCAAGGAAATCGGCGAAACCCCGAACAAGGAAGCCGTTGCCAGCTGGTGGAAGCAGGTTGACGAATGGCGCGGTGATCGCGGCCTGTTCCCTTACGACAAGGGCGACGGCAGCAAGATCAAGCCACAGACCGTGATCGAAACCCTGTGCGAAGTGACCAAGGGCGACGCCTTTGTGACCTCCGACGTGGGCCAGCACCAGATGTTTGCTGCGCAGTACTACAAGTTCAACAAGCCGAATCGCTGGATCAACTCCGGTGGCCTGGGCACGATGGGCTTCGGTCTGCCGGCAGCGATGGGTATCGCGCTGAGCTTCCCTGACACCGATGTTGCGTGCGTCACCGGTGAAGGCAGTATCCAGATGAACATCCAGGAACTGTCGACCTGCCTGCAATACGGTTTGCCGGTCAAGATCGTCATCCTGAACAACGGTGTTCTGGGCATGGTTCGTCAGTGGCAGGACATGAGTTACGGCAGCCGTCACTCGCACTCCTACATGGAATCCTTGCCTGACTTCGTCAAGCTGGCTGAAGCCTATGGCCACGTCGGCGTGCGCATCACCGAATCGAAAGATTTGAAGTCGAAGATGGAAGAGGCGTTCGCCATGAAAGATCGCCTGGTGGTGATCGACATTTCGGTCGACACCAGCGAGCACGTCTATCCGATGCAGATCAAAGACGGCTCGATGCGCGATATGTGGCTGAGCAAGACGGAGCGTACCTAA
- a CDS encoding DUF4124 domain-containing protein, giving the protein MRTLLLTLLISASPWCMAGQIYKWVDAQGVTHFDQQPPQGQSSTAVETPSSPAPKPAALPGGGALGDQKAIDDKVKKQVAEQQNQLKAFCEQARTNLAQLQNNPRLREEVEGELRRLSDDQRQQRTAEAQKQIAENCQ; this is encoded by the coding sequence ATGCGAACGCTTCTCCTGACTCTACTAATCAGCGCCAGCCCATGGTGCATGGCTGGTCAGATCTACAAATGGGTCGATGCCCAGGGCGTCACCCATTTCGATCAACAGCCACCACAAGGACAGTCATCCACCGCCGTGGAGACACCCTCCTCTCCTGCGCCAAAGCCAGCGGCATTACCTGGCGGCGGTGCGCTGGGCGATCAGAAAGCCATCGATGACAAGGTCAAGAAGCAAGTGGCCGAGCAACAGAACCAACTCAAGGCGTTTTGCGAACAGGCGCGCACGAATCTCGCGCAACTGCAGAACAATCCGCGATTGAGGGAGGAAGTGGAGGGAGAATTGCGGCGGCTGAGCGACGACCAGCGCCAGCAGCGTACCGCGGAGGCACAAAAACAGATTGCGGAAAACTGCCAGTAA
- a CDS encoding YqcC family protein: MDSRFSKVADQLLLIERELRAQGWWDDVQPSVEALSSVEPFSVDTLDFEQWLQWIFLPRMKMILEQDLPLPNASGIQEMAEMVFAQRNLQGKDRQLQVLLKEFDLLITASR; this comes from the coding sequence ATGGACAGTCGTTTCTCCAAAGTCGCCGATCAACTCCTGTTGATCGAACGTGAACTGCGCGCCCAGGGCTGGTGGGATGACGTCCAGCCCTCGGTCGAAGCCCTGAGCAGTGTCGAGCCGTTTTCGGTCGACACCCTCGATTTCGAACAGTGGCTGCAATGGATCTTCCTGCCGCGGATGAAGATGATCCTCGAACAGGATCTGCCATTGCCCAATGCCTCGGGCATTCAGGAAATGGCCGAGATGGTTTTTGCCCAGCGCAATCTGCAGGGCAAAGATCGGCAGCTTCAGGTATTGCTCAAAGAGTTCGACCTGCTGATCACCGCTTCGCGCTGA
- the mrcB gene encoding penicillin-binding protein 1B, protein MTRTRSPRTPKKPASRGLRPWLGWALKLSLVGLVVLAGFAVYLDAVVQEKFSGKRWTIPAKVYARPLELFVGQKLSKDDFLTELDALGYRREAVSNGPGAAAVNGNTVDLNTRGFQFYEGLEKPQPVRVRFSGDYVAELSATNGSKLSVVRLEPLMIGGIYPKNLEDRILIKLDQVPPYLLETLVAVEDRDFYSHWGVSPKSIARAVWVNTSGGKMTQGGSTLTQQLVKNFYLTNERSLTRKLTEAMMAMLLELHYDKKEILEAYLNEVFVGQDGQRAVHGFGLASQFFFAQPLSELKLHQVALLVGMVKGPSYYNPRRNPERALERRNLVLDVLEQQGVASAEQVAAAKKMPLGVTTRGKLADSSFPGFIDLVKRQLREDYRDEDLTEEGLRIFTSFDPILQMKAEASVNDTFKRLAGRKGSDDVEAAMVVTNPETGEVQAMIGSRQASFAGFNRALDAVRPIGSLVKPAVYLTALEKPSQYTLTSWLSDDPLSIKGADGQVWKPQNYDRRSHGTVFLYQGLAHSYNLSTSRLGLAVGVPNVLKTIGRLGVTREFPAFPSMLLGAGGMTPIEVATMYQTLANGGFNTPMRGIRSVLTAEGEPLKRYPFQIEQRFDPASIYLIQNAMQRVMREGTGSSVYNVLPRTLTLAGKTGTSNDSRDSWFAGFSQDLLAVVWLGRDDNGKTPFTGATGALQVWTSFMRKADPLPLDMPQPDNVVQAWVDSRTGQGSDANCPGAVQMPYIRGSEPPPGASCAGESPASGESVMDWVKGWMN, encoded by the coding sequence ATGACTCGTACTCGATCCCCTCGTACCCCTAAAAAACCAGCTTCCCGGGGCCTGCGCCCATGGTTGGGCTGGGCCCTTAAACTCAGTCTGGTCGGCCTTGTGGTGCTGGCCGGCTTTGCCGTTTACCTCGATGCGGTGGTGCAGGAGAAGTTCTCCGGCAAGCGCTGGACCATCCCGGCCAAGGTGTACGCGCGTCCGCTTGAGCTGTTCGTCGGACAGAAGCTGAGCAAGGACGATTTCCTCACCGAACTCGATGCCCTGGGCTATCGCCGCGAAGCCGTGAGCAACGGTCCCGGCGCGGCGGCGGTCAATGGCAACACGGTTGATCTGAATACCCGTGGCTTCCAGTTCTATGAAGGCCTGGAAAAGCCGCAGCCAGTGCGCGTACGTTTCTCCGGCGATTACGTGGCCGAACTCTCGGCGACCAACGGTTCGAAGCTCTCCGTGGTACGCCTGGAGCCGCTGATGATCGGCGGTATCTACCCGAAAAACCTCGAAGACCGGATTCTGATCAAGCTCGATCAGGTGCCGCCGTATCTGCTGGAAACCCTGGTCGCCGTGGAAGACCGGGATTTCTACAGCCACTGGGGCGTGTCGCCGAAATCGATTGCCCGCGCAGTCTGGGTCAACACATCCGGCGGCAAGATGACTCAGGGCGGCAGTACGCTGACCCAGCAACTGGTCAAGAACTTCTACCTCACCAACGAACGCAGCCTGACCCGCAAGCTCACCGAAGCGATGATGGCGATGCTGCTCGAGCTGCATTACGACAAAAAGGAAATCCTTGAGGCGTACCTCAACGAAGTCTTTGTCGGTCAGGACGGCCAGCGCGCGGTGCATGGTTTCGGTCTGGCCAGCCAGTTCTTCTTCGCCCAACCCTTGTCCGAGCTGAAACTGCACCAGGTCGCGCTGCTGGTCGGCATGGTCAAAGGCCCGTCCTATTACAACCCACGTCGCAACCCGGAGCGGGCGCTGGAGCGACGTAATCTGGTGCTCGACGTGCTTGAGCAGCAGGGCGTCGCTTCTGCCGAACAGGTCGCTGCCGCGAAGAAAATGCCGCTGGGCGTGACCACGCGCGGCAAGCTGGCCGACAGCTCGTTCCCGGGCTTCATCGATCTGGTCAAGCGCCAGTTGCGTGAAGACTATCGCGATGAAGACTTGACCGAAGAAGGCCTGCGGATCTTCACCAGTTTCGATCCGATCCTGCAGATGAAGGCAGAAGCCTCGGTCAACGACACCTTCAAACGTCTTGCCGGTCGCAAAGGTTCCGACGATGTGGAAGCGGCGATGGTCGTGACCAATCCGGAAACCGGTGAAGTCCAGGCCATGATCGGCAGCCGTCAGGCAAGTTTTGCCGGATTCAACCGCGCACTGGACGCCGTGCGGCCGATCGGGTCGCTGGTCAAGCCTGCGGTTTATCTGACGGCACTGGAGAAACCGAGCCAGTACACGCTGACCAGTTGGCTGTCGGACGACCCGCTTTCCATCAAAGGCGCAGACGGCCAGGTCTGGAAACCGCAGAACTATGACCGTCGCTCCCACGGCACGGTGTTCCTGTATCAGGGTCTGGCGCATTCCTACAACCTGTCGACCTCGCGTCTCGGCCTGGCAGTGGGTGTTCCGAATGTCCTCAAGACCATCGGGCGCCTGGGTGTGACTCGCGAGTTCCCGGCGTTCCCGTCGATGCTGCTCGGTGCAGGCGGCATGACACCGATCGAAGTCGCGACGATGTACCAGACCCTGGCCAACGGTGGCTTCAATACGCCGATGCGCGGGATCCGCAGCGTGCTGACTGCCGAGGGCGAGCCGCTCAAACGTTATCCGTTCCAGATCGAGCAACGCTTCGATCCGGCCTCGATCTACCTGATCCAGAACGCCATGCAGCGGGTCATGCGTGAAGGCACCGGCAGTTCGGTTTATAACGTGTTGCCAAGAACCCTGACACTGGCGGGCAAGACTGGTACCAGTAACGATTCGCGCGACAGCTGGTTCGCCGGTTTCAGCCAGGATCTGCTGGCGGTGGTCTGGCTCGGCCGCGACGACAACGGCAAGACCCCGTTCACCGGGGCCACCGGTGCGTTGCAGGTCTGGACCAGTTTCATGCGCAAGGCCGACCCGCTGCCGCTGGACATGCCGCAGCCGGATAACGTGGTGCAGGCGTGGGTCGATTCGCGTACCGGCCAGGGCTCCGATGCCAACTGTCCGGGCGCCGTGCAGATGCCGTATATTCGCGGCAGCGAACCGCCACCCGGCGCCTCCTGCGCCGGCGAAAGCCCGGCCTCGGGCGAGTCGGTGATGGATTGGGTCAAGGGCTGGATGAATTAA